From the Vulpes vulpes isolate BD-2025 chromosome 15, VulVul3, whole genome shotgun sequence genome, the window GGTGATGACTGTTGGGCGCCTCCATCTCTCGTCCATTTGCTTGGTGTCCATTAAACGTCGAGGGAACCGTGGGGACGCGCCGCTGTGCTGTGCTTTGGGGCGGGCCCTGCAGGGCTGCGCTGGCCTCTCCGGGTGGGAGGACCTCCCCAAAGCCAGGAAGGGTGACCATCTATGGTCCCCTGAGCGGAGTTAGTGTCCTGGCAGGTAGGGAATTGGAAGAGTCGCCGAGATCCTAAGGGGtgggctggggaagggagggcGGCAGAGAGGGACGGAAGACCTTCTCCAGTGTCATGCGGCTGAAGCCAGGTCCCTCGCCCCAGAGTAGCCTCTTCCACCCGCAttcgtggggtgggggggggggctctggtCCCAGGGGAGCCCCGGTGCCCGTCCACCGGccccactcctccccccacccccccacccccggctttCCCTGCCGTCCTAGGGAAGCCGATGTGTCTACATGATAGGAAGTGCCCTCCACAGCGTCTGCAAACCCCCAAACaccacacacacgcatgcacacaaaCTATGCACTAGCAGGCTCTGGTCACACGGCAGCTGGTTGTTCTTCTTGCCTGTAGGTTTAAGGCGAGGAGGGATCAGGTCGCTCAGGTCTGGCTCAGGCCACCCAGGGCTGCATCCCTAGGACAGGCTGGCTGTGCCCGGCTTAATCCAGATCGATGGATATGCATCGACACTGCTTGACGCGCGTGACCCTCTTCTTCTTGGTGGGCGGCTGCAGCTCAGGGCAGTTGAGCGTGACCATCATGGTGGTGAATTTCTTGGGCTTGCAGAAGGAGCAGGACTGAAAGGAGCCTTCCTCCTTCCGGATGTGCCTGGGGATGTAGAAGGAGTTGCACTGGCCATAGCAGAAGCGGTTGATGATGGTGCGGCTGTTGCAGCCTTCCTCGTGGATGGTCTGCTTGAGCGGCTGGGTTTTGCACCAGTCTCGCTTCAGGTACTTGCGCTCGGTCACATGCAGGGCCTCCTGGCTGGACTCCAGCACCTCCTCGCCAGGCATAGCCGTGCCGCGTCCCTGGCCGCGCCCCCGGTTCCTGGAGCCCGGCTGCTGGGGAGACTGAGTCTGTTCCGAGTCATTGTGCTGGGCCTTGTCTGGCGGGGGGATGGCACCTTGGGAccccttctttttcccttcagcagtgggcagcagggtccccaggaggagaagcagggctcccaCAGTGTAGGCCGTGCGGCTCATGCTAGTGgagggaagcacagagaggaCAAGGATGGACAAGTCAGAGAGAACAGTAAGAGTAGCTAACGCCTTCTCAGGCACGTGGTAAACACTtcctggaaaatatttcatttcctccTCACCAGATCTTGAGAGATCAGGTATTATTAGTCTTGTCATCTGCCAAGCCATTAAGCCACAATGACGTAGCCGGCCCAGGGTCACCAGTGAATAAGGCAAGAGCTCAACGGGGGCCTGTCTCTCCACAGCATGTTCACCCCCCGGAATCCCTTCCTGGCTGCTGACACCCATCACACCTGGCTCTATAGCATGGTCACTTCATTGCATTTGGTCTTGTTTTATGCCAAATTACCTTGGCACCTCCCTGGGGAAAccagttttctattttgttttacagCAAGACAAGCAGCTTTCCTGTCCAGGCTTCATCAGCCACAAAAGgcttccactctttttttttttttttcttttctccccagcAAGCCTGAGCGCTTCCTGGGTTGTGCCTTGTTCGGTTGGTTGGATGCTTAGGGGAAGTTTGTTCGCTGCTGCCAGGAGGGAACCCCAGGAGGGGAATGGGGTTGCAAGGGAACCCCAGGAGGGGACTGGGAAGCAGCTGACCCAGGAGGAGCACTCAGCAGAAACAACACTGGATGCAGAGCCCAGATGGACTGCAAGTCCCAGACGGACTCCAAGTCCTAGGGCGACAACCTGCTACCTGACCTGGAGAAAATCACTTCACGTCTCAATAAATGGCTTCTTGGAAGCACAGGTACACATGCTTTATGTCCCCGGACAGGTTGCTCACACCAAATCTGATGTACAAACAGGAGCAGTCTGAGAACTGACCAAATGTGTAGCAGCACGGCGGACAGAACAAATTCCCTTACCACAAAGATCACACAGATATTTATTATATCATCCAGTATATCATGAGgtacatttttctacttttaaatggTGACATATGCCATTCGTGTGTGGGGGTGCACATGCGCATGGGTAAAATCTACAAGGTAGAAAGTGGCATAAGGAAACATGTATgtgcaaatatttatattaacaaaTGCTATGGACACGTTGAGTAAATGAATTATAGTGAATTATTGTGGACAGGCCTGGAGTTAGACATGGATCAGAAAGGCAATGAACAACggcaaaaaaaaatccccagataactgggggaggtggagggaaaagTGACCAAACAAACAGGAAAGCaaagatggggaaagaaaaaaaaaatgggagagaggactgtAAATCAGAGAAAGGAGAGCTAGTCTACAGGCAGAGCGATGAGCGATGAGCGAAGGTACAGCACATAGAGGACAAAGAGGAGAAGCCCCAGGATACTTTTTAAAAGGGAAGTGCAAGCACCTTGCTGGTGAAACTCTCCCAAACCTCAAAGAGCAGGCCATCACCTGGGGgtattgttaaaatgcagattctgattcagtaggtctgctTTTCTAACAGGCTTTGAGTAGCCAGGCCTGCAGCGCTTGCAGCCTTGGAACACAGAGACAGTTATTCGGATGtggaaggattttcttttccaagaCAGCAGCTTCAAATTCACAGCCTCCCTCTCAGGCCATCATACCAAATGTGACCTGAATCTTGAGGCTTCCACTCCCCTTGCTACTCCCCAGCTGTACCCTGAGGCCCGGTGAGCTCTGAgcccaccccctctgccccccgccacccccccccccccgtgcccacCATGGTTCCCAACATAAGGGCACAGCTGGGGAGCACCCATTCCCCTGCTCTCCTCTGTACACCAGCATTACATAGAATAACCACGAAGTGCAATTTAATAGTGACCTTACCACGATCCCCCGAGGAAGCGTACACGTTGGCATGATTAGCTAAAGCAGTTACCTTTGAGAGCCCAAGGCAGTGTAGCATCTACATTCTCTAAGCAGCAGTCCCTGTAAGTAAAGACCATGCAACCCTAAGGATAATGTCAAATGAAGAtaattaaagattaattttaaaatacccttAAATGGCACCATTCCTCCCACATTAGCCTAATACTTTTTGGGCAAGTTTAAGTTTGGAACTGATAATGTGACATTTAGCTCCCGTGCTTTTGACTATGGACTCCCTGGCTTCTGTCAGTTTATGTTACAACATCCCTGTTCTTTAAACAGAGCCCTTTTTgcctcaacaacaacaaaaaaattaatttccttgttttgtctttttaaaaaatcgctCATGAGAAAAGTCCAGTTATAAAACAGTGCTGATTTTCTCCAGAGACCAGGATAGCTTGAGCCTTGACAGTTCAGTCTCCTAGGCAAATGTATTCGAGTTTGAGAAGCTTTTACAAGCTTCTGCTATTTGTTCAACTGGGGGCCAAGATCTAAACTAAAATCCAGTCTCTGCCCATTTCAAAGAGGAGCACATGAGACAACCCTAGGCCTACACCCACAGTCTTCCCTCATCCCTCCTAAAAATGGCCCCAGGGACAATTCAGCCCTCCCAGCGCAAGACCTCAGAGCCCAACATCACAGAGGCCAATGTGAAGCTGACTGGGAATGTACTGTCTGCATATGACAGTTCGCGTCATAAAGCCATCCCCTCCCACAAACATCTGTCCAAAAAATGCAATTTCCTTTCTCCAGACCAACACAGGACTCTTTTATGCTCAACTTTTCCTTCCTGGCATTTTCACATCCATCATCAGATACCTAGTCTGAGAGTCGGGAGGACTTATTCATCACCTTAgtctcagtgcctggcacagagtaggtgctcttTTGTTAAACAAACGCTTGTTAAGGAACCGCGGTGATTAACAATCTccgttttcattttaaaatccctCATGTGTGCCAGTAAACAGCAGAGCCTAATTCAATCTTCGTGATTGCTGACTTGCAGTACAGCAAACTCCTTCTAACCTAGGGAGCACCTTGAtactggtctttcttttttttcctttctttcttttttattttaggaacaCTTAAGATATCCACTACTTTCTACCTGGTCCCACGCAGAATGCTGCAggctttattttctaattgaagCCACTGATCTTACTCTGGCAGAAACCAACAATAAAGCATGTAGTACATTCAAAATTAGTCAACTGtggttttcagttttaatttggACAGACTTCTTGTTCCTATGGGAGCAAGCGAATGCCATAAGCCAAAGGGGTCTAGAACAAcaggctattttctttttttcttttctttttttttttttttttaagaaaagtacattaaaaaaaaagaaaagcacattttttGCAAAGTAAGATTTATTAGGTggggaaaatattataaaatggtttttctttttctttttttttttaaagctactttttCAAAGATCTTTAGTGTTTATTGTGAGGCTTTCGAATTTTTAAACCTTGCAACTAGTTATTTGGAGAAAAGTAAAAACCAATGTCAGGAATCTCAACACAGACCTTAGTTAAAGGACAGTGGTCTCAGAAGGACTCTGCATATTCCATGTGAGTAAGTTAGAAGGTTTGGAGCTGGACTGGCACTAGAACCAGGGCTGTGTCAAGTCACTGCGGTCAATCACCCAACCTCCACCCACACACACCACAGACTGGTGGGGATTActcagggagggaagagggactgTTTTTgctcttgaaaaataatttgcacTTTGTAAATGTCATAAGCACGGAGGAAATCACAAAGATGTAAATTGCTTGAGGACAGTTCTTTTCCTTATCAACACCTCCCAGAATGCCTcgttataaaaaaaatcagtccaaaTGCTAATCAAGCCTTGGGTTCCTATGAATTATTCCCACGTGCCAGAGCTGCCAAGATTTTTGGTAATTTGCATTCATAAAATGACCCAATCACAGCATTAAACTCGAGCTGCATTTTGTGGGACCAGAGTGCATCAAGACACCCACAAAGACCTCCCTATGTACTCACTGCAAACAGCATCTTCTTTTCAAACCCTGCCTCAACTTCACCCTAATGCAGGTCTGCTTCTCCAAGAAACATGATCGTATTTTTGTGGTGAGCTTTCCCGGCAATTGTTTTCCATCAGCAAAATCCACTCACTCCTACCTTTTTTCCCTTGATGACTGTCTTCCCCTCCAATCCACTTGTCCCAGAGTACACAGATATTCTCAACAGTTCTTCTCTACTGGATGCTTTCCTTCGGGTTTTCCTTAGTGATCAAGAGGAAACGTGTGTACTCAGGCTAAGCCACATCAGCCACCTCTGTCCTATAGAGATCATGCTGATTTATTCCAATCTTCACAAGGCCCAAAAGAGCACAATCATCTAACTCTAaggaatcagaaataaaaatgctctGGGTGACCTGTATCCAATATCCTCAACATCTTGGGAAAGTTTAGGCCAACTCCTCTTGGTGCTCTTcttgctgtatttttcattttagctaacCAACCTGCTCATAATCAGTTAAATGGAGTGCTGAGTGGGAATTACGGTGAATTGACAACGGTCAGCGAGCCAGAGGCCTACGCCTGAACATCTCTGATCGACTTGTCCTGAAGAATTAAGTTTTAGAAAGATGTTTAACAGGCATGACATCAAATTATTTTCCCAGTAGAAGAAGATAATGAAAGTGACAGCAAATGCTTTAAACTCAAGCCAGATTTCAGAataatctcttcctttttcttgggACTAAACCTTTGAGAAGGgaaaggttatttttaatttcatctttgatttttaaaaagatagcctTTAGAAGTTAAGGAGAATTTCATAAGAATATACTGGGgcgattttttttccccagacaagCTGAATCAAGAAGATAAGAAGAATGACTTGCTGGCAAACTAGTAAAGGATAAAGTATCATCCTGTACGAGTCACAAGACCCTAATTACAACCTCCCTATTCAGAAGACCATTCAAGCTAAATCAGGCTGGCTGCCCACCTCACATACAGGCACCACCAGGTAATTAAGTATCTCAGGAGCAATATGCTCTCAGGAAATTTGTTTTGTTGAAGTGAACGCACACAATTTTTTAGGTCAACAGGAAGCAAGTTAGAAAGTAGTAAATATTCACCAAGTGGCACCACCGGGGGAGTCAATCTGTAGGTTCTGTATTGTAATGCAAGATGCGTGCTAGTCCCTAGGTGTGTGGAATTTGGGAATTAATTTCAGACCCACCTTGTAATATATATCTGGTGCCATATGATGTTACTGCCTTCTCCCAATACCACCACTAATACCAAGAGTGATCTTTATTTTTGAATCCTTAGCATGCATGGCATTGTGCTACATTCAGACcgtattttataatttctttttcacgATATAACAATAATATTGTCCTCCTCTTATCAATCAGGGAATGGAGAGTAAGAAAAGTGAGGAATCTGCCCAAGGTCAGACAGCTTCGCAGCTGGAGAGTCAGGGTTTGAGACCAGTTCTGCGTAGTCCCCAAACAGTGTCTTTACCCACTGTTCAGTGGATACTTGGCACAGTACTTAAAGAGGGATACATGAACTTGTTTCTAATGCAATACAGTTTGAAGAATATTGTAAGTCAAATAATTATCTAGTTTGTATCTTCATGTTCACATGTGAAGAGAAAAAACTCCTGTCGTCCCAGGAATTACTGTTGTACTTTGCATTTCTAGGAGCATAtgttaaaactaaagaaaattccTTGCAGATGTAAGACATGGGCTGGTAACACTTGCCTGATCAGAGCCTTTCAGTTGGATGCTACAGTTACCTCGCTGTCTGTCCCCCAACTTTTCTTTACATAAAAGCATTAGGTTTTCCCATTAGTCCTTAACTCTCTATCCTAGGACATGCTCCACAGCTTTGCTGTTGATGAGCATTTCTTCAGAAAGGGGTCCATGGCATACTATTTCTTGGCCTTTTTTGacttgtaatatatatttttttaaga encodes:
- the GREM1 gene encoding gremlin-1 isoform X1, which gives rise to MPGTRGALRGPPRSRPADPAPRRAAPAAVASGPGTRRADRKTRRKASSREELLRISVYSGTSGLEGKTVIKGKKGLLLRECRCYTALGSQSMSRTAYTVGALLLLLGTLLPTAEGKKKGSQGAIPPPDKAQHNDSEQTQSPQQPGSRNRGRGQGRGTAMPGEEVLESSQEALHVTERKYLKRDWCKTQPLKQTIHEEGCNSRTIINRFCYGQCNSFYIPRHIRKEEGSFQSCSFCKPKKFTTMMVTLNCPELQPPTKKKRVTRVKQCRCISIDLD
- the GREM1 gene encoding gremlin-1 isoform X3 — its product is MSRTAYTVGALLLLLGTLLPTAEGKKKGSQGAIPPPDKAQHNDSEQTQSPQQPGSRNRGRGQGRGTAMPGEEVLESSQEALHVTERKYLKRDWCKTQPLKQTIHEEGCNSRTIINRFCYGQCNSFYIPRHIRKEEGSFQSCSFCKPKKFTTMMVTLNCPELQPPTKKKRVTRVKQCRCISIDLD
- the GREM1 gene encoding gremlin-1 isoform X2, whose product is MPGTRGALRGPPRSRPADPAPRRAAPAAVASGPGTRRADSMSRTAYTVGALLLLLGTLLPTAEGKKKGSQGAIPPPDKAQHNDSEQTQSPQQPGSRNRGRGQGRGTAMPGEEVLESSQEALHVTERKYLKRDWCKTQPLKQTIHEEGCNSRTIINRFCYGQCNSFYIPRHIRKEEGSFQSCSFCKPKKFTTMMVTLNCPELQPPTKKKRVTRVKQCRCISIDLD